The genomic segment TGTCCTATAGACACCCTCAGCTCCATAGAGACACTTTACCCCATATAGACCACTCTAGCCCTATAGAGCTCCCACAACTTCCCCATCCAGGCCCAAAGAGCTCCTCAACACCTTACAGACCCTGTAACACTCCCCCTAGCCCCATACAGACACTATAACCCCTGTCCAGCCCCATAGAGACCCCATCATTCCCCTCCTAGGGTTATACAGTGCCATAGAGACCACCCAAGCCCCCTGTGAACCCTCTAAGGTTCCTGTCAGCCCCCCATACCTTTCTCCAGTCCCATACAGATCCTAGAACCTTCCTCCCGACCCCATATAACCCCACCAGCCCCATATCCCTCTCATGGGCCACACCACTCCTCTGAGACTCATAGCCCTTCACAGGGCACTACAGCCCCCCTAAGGGcccacagccccctgcagccTCCAAATGTTCCCTCATTGCCCCTATATAAGACTCTATAGCCCTGGGCTCCATAGACCCTCATGCAGCAAAAAGGCCACAGCCCCACATGCCACCCATAGGACCTGCCAGGCTTACCcgcagcaggggcagcaggtCAAGCGCCCGtacactgctgcagccccaaacctgcagcagctcccccaAGCAGCGGGAGAAGGCCCGGAGCTCCTCCGGAGGGGGCACCTACAGGAGGACATACTTGTACTGTCCAGTACTCGAGTTCTCTCTGGATCCCCCAGAACACCCACAATTTCAGACACTTGGGTCCCCTCAAACTCCTGTGTGCCCTCAAACCCCTGCCACTCACATGCAAATTGCTCAGTCCCCCCAAACAGCTGGATGTCCCCTCCACAAACTCCTGGGTCCTCCCCAAACCCCTAGGGCCCCAGAAGAACCGGGGTCCTCCCCCAAACGCCTGTCTCCATCCTGGCCCGgcccccccccccaaatccctACCAGGTCCCCAAAGAGGAGGCGTGCGATGGTGCTGCAGGTATGGAAGGTGAACACCTCAAAGGGATCCAGGGGGGCCTCCCCATAGGAACGCAGCTCCTGTGAAAAAGAGGATGCTAGTTTATCTCTTCGCAGGAGAGAAGTGGGAGCTCTAAGGGAGTTTTGGGCACTCACAAGGATAATGCCCTTTTGAGGTGCAGAGAGTGAGGTGTGGGTGGGTCAGTTTTGAGGGAGAGGGAGTGGGGTGGGggtgcagggtttggggatCAGGTTTTGGATGCAGAGAGTGGGGGTTGAGTGCAAGGGGCAGGGTTTGTGGTGGGGAACTTTCAGATGCAGGGGGCATGGTTAAGGTGGATGGGTGGGGTTTGGGTGAAGGGAGTGGGGTTTAAGGTAACAGTTTTGGGGTGCATGGGGCAGGGGTTTGCTGAATGACTATTGTGAATTGGTGAATATTGTGAATTGGTGAATATTGTGTGGGGATCTGTTTTGGAATGCAAGGAGGATAAGTTCTGGGGGTGTCAGGGTTGCAGGGGAATCAGTTTGGGGAGAAGTCGGTCTCACCTCACACAGCTTCTGGCCCTGCAGCCAAAGGAGGGGCCCAAGACGGCCCCCAGCCCGTGCCAGTGCCCCCCGCACTGCtccccgctgccgccgccagcctgggcaggggcCTCCCAGTGCCAGGTCCCGACCCTCGCGTGACACCAGCGACCCTGGTGTTGAGCAGGGGGAGTCAGGGACCCCCAGAAACCCTGCCAGCCCCTATAGGGACCCACCTCCATCACACCAGGGGTGTTCTGCAGGGCCTCTCTACCTCATAAAGCCTCTTTGAACCCCATAACCACCTCCTCCATAGGACGCCCCTAATCCCACCAGGATCCCTGGAGGTTGAAGGGTGTCTGGTGGGGCAGAGACCTCCAGAGACTGCCCTAGCCCGTATGGGCAACCCACCCCTCCAGAATTGCCACCACCTCCTCCCAGTACCCATGTCCCCAACCCCATAGAGACTCCCTCCAAATCCCATAACAACCCCTTCAACCTCATAGGGACCCCTTCAAACCCTGTAGGGACTCTCCATCCCATAGCGCCCcctcccccaaaccccacagagaACCCCATAAACCCCATAGTGACTTCCTCAAATCCCCCAAAGGGCTTCCATACGCACACTCCATAGCGACTCCCTAAACCTCACAGATGCCCTCCCCCCAGCCCACCCGGCCTCCCTTGCCCCCATACCCAAATAACTGGTGGGGCGCGCCAGCCAATCCCCCCAGTGCCGGACCAGCGCCTCACGGATGGTCCCGACCGAGCTCGGCACTAGCACGtctggagggaagaggaggggctggggggggacCCCAaaattggggggggggggttccCAAACCAAGTGGGGAGTCCTGGTGTGGGATTCTGGGGGGAGCATCGGGGGTTAGGGTTCCAGGAAAGGTTTGGGGGATTTAAGGAGAGGTCTGAAGTTCGGGGAGGTCCCAAAACAGGCGGAAAGAGCAGGGTTGGGGGTTcggagagggaagaggaagatcTTCCCGGGGAGAGAGAAGTTTGTGGGGAGATCTGGGgtcccagggcaggctcagggaaGGTCCGCTTTGGGACGACCCCCACTCACCGCGGCCCCCCAGGCGCAGGCGCACTACGGGCCCGTGCCGCCGCGCCAGGCGGCTCAGGTGCAGCGCCCCCTGCGGGTGCAACAGGTGCAGCGCCCCCCAGCGCGGGCCGCGCCCATCGCTCGGCCGCAGCAGCGCCgccagtgacagtgacagcagcagcacacacagcaacAGCGCCGCAACCGCCATAGCCCGCGGGCGGTGTCCGGAGAGCCCCTTTATTGGGGGACCCCGAAACCACGCCCCGCGGAGCCCCACCTCTGAAGCCCTGCCCCTTGCAGGTCGCGCTCACACACATACCAGCACgacagcacacacacacccccccccccgcccccccaaCTATAAAAGTGGACCCTAAGCCCCGCCCCATAAGGGGGCCTTAAACTCCGCCCCTTGAGGCTCGGCCCTTATATAGGGGACTCAAGACTCCGTCTTTCATTAAGCCGTGCCCCTCAGGGGatgctgtgtttgtgtgagGGGGAAACTGGCCCCCTGCCCTTGCAGgcagcccccccccccccgcctccCCATCCTCTATAAAACGGACCCAGAGGCCCTGCCCCTAGAATCCCTGCCTCCTGATGCATTTATTCCTCCCTTAAAGCAAACCTCTAAACCCC from the Sylvia atricapilla isolate bSylAtr1 chromosome 28, bSylAtr1.pri, whole genome shotgun sequence genome contains:
- the LOC136372561 gene encoding steroid 21-hydroxylase-like, which produces MAVAALLLCVLLLSLSLAALLRPSDGRGPRWGALHLLHPQGALHLSRLARRHGPVVRLRLGGRDVLVPSSVGTIREALVRHWGDWLARPTSYLGSLVSREGRDLALGGPCPGWRRQRGAVRGALARAGGRLGPLLWLQGQKLCEELRSYGEAPLDPFEVFTFHTCSTIARLLFGDLVPPPEELRAFSRCLGELLQVWGCSSVRALDLLPLLRVSLAGPMGGMWGCGLFAA